Proteins encoded within one genomic window of Candidatus Methanomethylicota archaeon:
- a CDS encoding SMC family ATPase — MLFERLELVNFEGYRKAEIRFTEGLNIITGRNSTGKTAILEALIFALYGMVPGVEKRLLVSKLQGTTNKMSVKLSARIDDKKIEILREGRLVERKDKTREFRTERLSLKIDGKEKPFSGEEDLKREIIKLTGMGVKMFTNLIYAKQGELTNILEPKKEDMDLILGISLMEELEEQLESAKKYLEKYEGKDVGTMLEMLKPQLDQKKKQIDELTKQIKSISQEVEKLKSIVEKAKSKEIKKLMEQIEKRDSLLKDIGEKEAAILNSLRERNVTSVEELKESLRELDKEIGELVTRLQEHEKEEKEIDSICQQLNSKLLEIDINLRNAGVTTIKELEEKKNSIQIKLNQLNKEYENAEAEFKRVECEKNKLEGKISALRDEIKAHEELLDKGYAECPTCGQKVDPEVVRQKINSKKHEIKDLSEKLRVVKSQYDHWKREHDLLKEEILQHNTNLDRLKGIYDSLIDLLGGATKEQLEQRLDEEEKRLEEIRQTINEWVAQRSQLEIKKQDFQKAIDNIERMKKEVDGLKEEYQKCLKEIECNLQILGFSFAPEDKELKVKIAGKLPLGPEELEEKEKELNEKNERLEDLRKNLNKLKEEKEGISKKINELQKRLEKAKVCENLKKIIEAGIREWRERMLRCIAKEALRVYETLTDQRVYMAFRINKDDYTVEVLPAYLEEYIPAKRVGGGHQTLIALAVRIALLNVLNKRSLLILDEPTYGVDSENLPQLMSYFSEVAKKIKQTILVTHYGLGEEEAANIIKVKIAEDGSSIVTSK; from the coding sequence ATGTTGTTTGAACGTTTAGAGTTAGTAAACTTTGAGGGTTATAGGAAGGCGGAAATACGATTCACAGAAGGCTTAAACATTATAACGGGGAGAAACTCGACTGGGAAAACAGCTATCCTCGAAGCCTTAATATTCGCCTTATACGGAATGGTCCCAGGAGTTGAGAAAAGACTCTTAGTTTCAAAACTTCAAGGCACGACCAACAAAATGTCTGTTAAACTTTCAGCCAGAATAGATGATAAAAAGATTGAAATCTTAAGGGAGGGAAGACTCGTTGAAAGAAAGGATAAAACAAGAGAGTTCAGAACTGAGAGGCTGAGTCTTAAAATCGATGGGAAGGAAAAACCCTTTAGTGGCGAAGAAGATCTGAAAAGGGAGATAATTAAGTTAACTGGAATGGGAGTTAAAATGTTCACAAACCTCATTTACGCAAAGCAAGGAGAGCTTACAAACATTCTTGAACCCAAAAAAGAAGATATGGATCTAATTTTGGGGATAAGCTTAATGGAAGAACTTGAAGAACAATTAGAATCTGCAAAGAAATATCTTGAAAAATATGAGGGGAAAGATGTTGGTACGATGCTTGAAATGCTGAAACCACAGCTTGATCAAAAGAAGAAACAAATTGACGAATTAACAAAACAAATAAAAAGCATTTCTCAGGAAGTTGAAAAGTTGAAGAGCATAGTAGAAAAGGCAAAATCAAAAGAGATCAAAAAACTTATGGAACAAATAGAGAAAAGAGACTCTCTATTAAAAGATATTGGGGAAAAAGAGGCGGCAATCTTAAATAGTTTACGTGAAAGAAATGTAACGAGTGTAGAGGAACTCAAAGAAAGTTTAAGAGAGTTAGACAAAGAAATTGGAGAACTTGTAACAAGATTGCAGGAACATGAAAAAGAAGAGAAGGAAATTGACAGTATATGTCAGCAACTTAATTCCAAACTCCTTGAAATAGACATTAATCTTAGGAATGCAGGTGTCACCACCATTAAAGAACTCGAAGAAAAAAAGAATTCTATTCAAATAAAACTTAATCAACTTAATAAGGAATACGAAAATGCAGAAGCAGAATTTAAGAGGGTAGAGTGCGAGAAAAATAAACTCGAAGGTAAAATATCGGCGCTTAGAGATGAGATAAAGGCTCATGAGGAATTACTAGACAAGGGATATGCAGAATGCCCAACGTGTGGGCAAAAAGTCGATCCAGAAGTAGTTAGACAAAAAATAAATAGTAAGAAACATGAAATTAAAGATTTAAGCGAAAAACTCAGAGTTGTAAAATCTCAATACGATCATTGGAAAAGAGAGCATGATCTATTGAAAGAAGAAATTTTGCAGCATAATACAAATTTAGATAGGCTAAAGGGAATTTATGATAGTCTTATAGATTTGTTGGGAGGGGCAACAAAAGAACAGCTAGAACAAAGACTAGATGAAGAAGAAAAAAGACTTGAAGAAATTCGCCAGACAATAAATGAGTGGGTAGCTCAACGGTCACAATTGGAAATCAAAAAGCAAGACTTTCAGAAAGCAATAGATAATATTGAAAGAATGAAGAAAGAAGTAGATGGACTTAAAGAAGAGTATCAGAAATGCCTTAAGGAAATAGAATGCAACCTGCAGATTTTAGGTTTCTCATTTGCCCCAGAAGATAAAGAACTGAAGGTTAAAATAGCTGGGAAGCTTCCATTAGGACCAGAAGAATTGGAAGAAAAGGAAAAGGAACTTAACGAGAAAAATGAACGATTAGAAGATTTACGTAAGAATTTGAATAAATTGAAAGAGGAAAAAGAAGGAATTAGTAAAAAAATTAATGAACTTCAGAAGAGGCTTGAGAAAGCGAAAGTTTGTGAGAATTTGAAGAAAATTATTGAGGCTGGAATTAGGGAGTGGAGGGAGCGTATGTTGAGGTGTATAGCTAAGGAGGCTTTGAGGGTTTATGAAACTCTTACCGATCAGAGGGTTTATATGGCTTTCAGGATAAATAAGGATGATTATACCGTTGAAGTTCTTCCAGCATATCTTGAAGAATATATACCTGCGAAGAGGGTGGGTGGTGGTCATCAAACATTGATAGCGTTAGCTGTGAGGATAGCCCTCTTAAATGTCTTGAATAAGCGAAGCCTGCTAATCTTGGATGAACCGACATATGGTGTTGATTCAGAAAACTTACCACAATTGATGAGCTACTTCTCAGAAGTAGCTAAAAAGATTAAGCAAACAATTCTAGTAACCCATTATGGGCTTGGAGAAGAGGAGGCGGCGAATATAATCAAAGTGAAAATAGCTGAAGACGGCTCATCAATAGTAACTTCAAAATAA
- a CDS encoding metallophosphoesterase: protein MVRVGVFADTHLGRSIPNVVADYRRQAFRHAFTRAMDVFVEEDVDLMVHAGDLFERRSMMASDSSFVKDELQRLVDSLGGDVNVVMVRGNHDGTVDNSALDYVKHPLAKYLTVLGEGTLQGEPEVYLDGNLAIIGFGYTPYTSRRLAEVKDVVREKFEGLKVDNKIFLAHMFIEGQDIPPNVPEYQVASLSLLGELGANIVIAGHNHKHTPLKEEGGLHILTPGATESIDLSDDSPHGVCILEIGRSIRYRFIPIEPLYRIRNVVIDSMGVTQHSEWFIDKAVEAANQFLEQIKSEGKKGMLRIALRGFLDGNKFDLEAEIEKKMQSIRKENPILLHVEIDNDLNESTPIEINIPEHIISLKEFLWEAFKILGEKHKDQVSNLIEEVSEALEREASPQTGKLKESDRERFIKRWLKILEVE, encoded by the coding sequence ATGGTGAGGGTAGGGGTTTTTGCAGATACTCATTTAGGTAGGTCTATACCTAATGTTGTGGCGGATTATAGGCGTCAGGCTTTTCGTCATGCATTTACTCGGGCGATGGATGTTTTTGTTGAGGAGGATGTTGACTTGATGGTTCATGCTGGGGATCTTTTTGAGAGGAGGAGTATGATGGCTTCTGATAGTTCTTTTGTGAAGGATGAGTTGCAGAGGCTTGTGGATTCGCTGGGTGGGGATGTTAATGTTGTTATGGTGAGGGGTAATCATGATGGTACTGTGGATAATAGTGCTCTTGATTATGTGAAGCATCCTTTAGCGAAGTATTTGACTGTTTTGGGCGAGGGGACTTTGCAGGGGGAACCTGAAGTTTACTTGGATGGGAATCTTGCAATTATAGGGTTTGGCTATACACCTTACACTTCTAGGAGGTTGGCTGAGGTTAAGGATGTTGTTAGGGAGAAGTTTGAGGGGCTTAAGGTTGATAATAAGATTTTCTTGGCTCACATGTTTATTGAGGGGCAGGATATACCGCCAAATGTACCTGAATATCAAGTGGCAAGTCTAAGTCTTCTTGGGGAGTTGGGTGCAAACATTGTAATTGCGGGACATAATCATAAGCATACACCATTAAAGGAGGAAGGTGGATTGCATATTTTAACTCCTGGAGCTACGGAGTCTATAGATCTTTCAGATGATTCGCCACATGGAGTTTGCATATTGGAAATTGGTCGAAGCATACGATATAGGTTTATCCCCATAGAGCCTCTCTACAGGATTAGGAATGTGGTCATTGATAGTATGGGGGTAACACAGCATTCTGAATGGTTCATTGATAAAGCCGTTGAAGCTGCAAATCAGTTTTTAGAGCAGATTAAATCAGAAGGTAAGAAGGGTATGCTACGAATTGCTCTTCGAGGATTTCTGGATGGAAACAAATTCGATTTAGAAGCGGAAATTGAGAAGAAGATGCAAAGCATCCGTAAGGAAAACCCCATATTACTACACGTGGAAATAGATAACGACTTAAATGAATCCACTCCTATCGAAATCAATATTCCAGAACATATAATAAGCTTAAAAGAATTTCTATGGGAAGCATTTAAAATACTAGGCGAGAAACATAAGGATCAAGTCTCTAACCTCATCGAAGAAGTAAGTGAAGCCCTTGAAAGGGAAGCTAGTCCACAAACAGGCAAACTAAAAGAGTCAGATAGAGAACGCTTCATCAAGAGATGGCTGAAAATTTTGGAGGTTGAGTAA
- a CDS encoding DUF262 domain-containing HNH endonuclease family protein, translating into MSISEKIIEAKEVPLRTLFSEEYVFEVPIFQRPLSWREENFEQLIEDIKDSMNLEEGHFLGSIILQHKQGNVYDLIDGQQRIAALTILFAVIRDITEKPDLKKRIQNYIYQEKDPYKGLPEAMRITPWEDLEDIFRRYVYTLDGTKRFLEDFKKGRISYGGKYDPVYHLYEAIDTFTSKLKEVDLEEIVKHMLRNVYVVCIKTRDLTTAFRIFNVVNARGLPLTPSDLLKSENLGAIKDEEERKKYANIWMSIEDAIGREGLDDVISHIRMIKRKEKAKRGIYEEYQELFKGDPEKGVRILERGVKFIDYVKEIADIYDQKVLNPEIKVRSKERESLYKNIVDLMREFLPFSDWVPPLLAFYHKFKEDSELLNFLLKLEKKFVTEWIAGFTPTERITDSGKLIDLIEKSRSAEEVLEKMLKPPMYSFVEYGYRDEKELLKSRLDDPRFYRIYDGKLAKYILLRLDMEEWELENFPGYQNIKEITVEHILPQNPPENSEWVKIFTKEQREEWTNKLGNLVLLSGRKNSKAQNYEFKKKKEVYFRPKCTPFRITQELENVNEWNMENLLSRHKRLIDKCISIYAKIA; encoded by the coding sequence TTGTCAATATCAGAAAAGATAATAGAGGCAAAGGAGGTGCCTTTACGTACCTTATTTAGTGAGGAATATGTCTTTGAGGTGCCTATTTTTCAAAGACCTCTAAGTTGGAGGGAAGAGAATTTTGAACAGTTAATTGAGGATATTAAAGATTCTATGAATCTGGAAGAGGGACATTTTCTTGGTTCTATTATATTGCAACATAAGCAAGGGAATGTATACGACTTAATAGATGGACAGCAAAGAATAGCTGCTTTAACTATACTATTTGCTGTGATTAGAGATATCACTGAAAAACCTGATTTAAAGAAACGTATTCAAAATTACATATACCAAGAAAAAGATCCATATAAAGGTCTTCCAGAAGCTATGCGCATTACACCATGGGAAGATTTAGAAGACATTTTCAGACGGTATGTTTACACTCTTGATGGGACGAAGAGGTTCCTTGAAGATTTTAAGAAAGGTCGCATCTCATATGGAGGTAAGTATGATCCTGTTTATCACCTCTACGAGGCTATTGATACCTTTACTTCTAAACTAAAAGAAGTGGATTTGGAAGAAATTGTTAAACATATGCTTCGTAACGTCTATGTAGTATGTATTAAAACACGCGATCTAACTACAGCCTTTAGGATATTCAATGTTGTGAATGCACGAGGTTTACCGCTAACCCCATCTGATCTCTTAAAGAGCGAGAATTTAGGTGCAATAAAGGATGAAGAAGAAAGGAAGAAGTATGCTAATATATGGATGAGTATAGAAGATGCCATTGGAAGAGAAGGGCTTGATGATGTGATCAGCCATATTCGCATGATAAAAAGAAAGGAGAAGGCAAAACGTGGGATATATGAAGAGTATCAAGAACTCTTTAAGGGCGACCCTGAAAAAGGAGTCCGAATCTTGGAAAGGGGTGTAAAATTTATTGACTATGTAAAGGAAATTGCAGATATTTATGATCAAAAGGTTTTAAACCCGGAGATAAAAGTAAGAAGCAAAGAAAGGGAGAGTCTCTACAAGAATATTGTTGATCTTATGAGAGAGTTTCTGCCTTTCTCGGATTGGGTACCACCATTACTTGCATTCTACCATAAGTTCAAGGAAGATAGTGAACTTCTCAATTTTCTCTTAAAACTCGAGAAAAAGTTTGTAACAGAGTGGATTGCCGGCTTTACGCCTACTGAACGAATAACGGATTCTGGCAAATTGATAGATTTAATAGAAAAATCCAGAAGTGCTGAGGAAGTATTAGAAAAAATGTTAAAACCTCCGATGTACTCTTTTGTTGAATACGGTTATAGGGATGAAAAGGAACTTTTAAAAAGTAGATTGGATGATCCGAGATTTTACAGAATTTACGATGGGAAGTTAGCAAAATACATTCTTTTGAGATTAGATATGGAGGAATGGGAATTGGAGAACTTCCCTGGATACCAAAATATAAAGGAGATAACTGTTGAACATATACTTCCTCAGAATCCTCCAGAGAATAGTGAATGGGTGAAAATTTTCACAAAGGAACAGAGGGAAGAGTGGACTAATAAACTGGGAAACTTAGTCTTGTTGAGTGGAAGGAAGAATTCTAAAGCTCAAAATTACGAGTTTAAAAAGAAAAAAGAAGTATATTTCAGACCGAAGTGCACACCGTTTAGAATAACGCAAGAGTTGGAGAATGTTAATGAATGGAACATGGAAAACTTACTATCTAGACATAAACGATTGATTGATAAATGCATTTCAATTTACGCAAAAATCGCCTAA
- a CDS encoding DEAD/DEAH box helicase, translating into MTLDNFKVDITISELKVSFRKKQESQLKLFETRTSKTEDLLEKFQVVIYDEGGNLLGKGFNCDIIPLTRPVKPGETVDVRAYPLDKEGKYIPHLHDLLKMFMENQKNRIKTITDQNLTVDIDVKEVEAKGLTLKFRDTDSYKSLKKGDIPIFEVELEGRAPTISEMSFGEYLGWYDSDKVKAIFGGGYEEKRLYGHQYKALHELENSSEKKCIIVSSGMASGKTEIAVLYLLKAYKRDPDFGYAVVVYPTRELLRDQYGRWKRYFDSAYDLGYLPSPIEVVMYYGEIAQRSKGRKEREKIEKGPCVILTTASTFVGQEFLKLLKRPPRLIVLDEIHFYKSFDLTLLMEFLRFVKEGYKEFEKLMIFSATIGNAEKVKENLQNALGMRCCLISGEPVRGRKTVYVIDLSDLNEDKQENLVDKVLKEYCKKARDKTIVFARNKREAEDYYYEKLLKKWRVKKYVKAVLHIGDMPMSERELATEKFRLGKCKWMFTIKTLEVGIDIGDVSRIIHLGLPPSINEFTQREGRSGREGQESESIVFARTKGELEKAKKWVEELKRGSTELFCKIIFNPRSLLANRIRKKAEKKRIWPKEVKIGDLNVKCKVFGGYRFKLTPPKKSKGKSEVYTRDVLFRYLPYHVRYHRYRGSYIKLYVKTIKIDDERNVILDYIKNNHKVRENVVKKKDVFYATTSHLETIIKEEPRLLTSSLTTVRVRFRPSHVNYIGRKFVREISKSGEIIKVPRYYIMDSFSIKEAMAEEDIKKLEKLSEDFTRGFVINIKIPKDIIHIITRWITEELGKEQKKLGKKEEGKENLEENWKKFVNEVLWGIEYYIHLALHALINTVIQSENIHPDEIEHYVCMKISEEEIFRSEIVSRLAAQWGIDDKVRIVEELSPKLNIKIVIGNKSDWVGRINWNEKSLNEYLEGLRKVDLETILPLLEIHNCFVRPEEVLSFSRDINKMKSIICDLACEILNKVKDCANKLTVY; encoded by the coding sequence TTGACTTTAGACAATTTTAAAGTTGACATTACAATAAGCGAGTTGAAAGTAAGTTTTAGAAAGAAGCAAGAGTCTCAGCTTAAATTGTTCGAGACGAGAACCAGTAAAACTGAAGATTTACTAGAGAAGTTTCAAGTTGTGATTTACGATGAAGGAGGAAATTTGTTGGGAAAGGGTTTTAATTGTGATATCATCCCCCTAACCAGACCAGTTAAGCCTGGCGAAACTGTTGATGTTAGGGCATATCCATTAGATAAAGAAGGCAAGTATATACCTCACTTACATGACCTGCTAAAAATGTTCATGGAAAATCAGAAGAATAGGATTAAAACGATAACGGATCAAAACTTAACAGTTGATATAGATGTAAAAGAAGTCGAGGCAAAGGGGCTTACGCTTAAATTCCGTGATACGGATTCTTATAAAAGTTTAAAGAAAGGGGATATCCCAATATTCGAAGTTGAACTGGAGGGAAGAGCTCCAACAATTAGTGAAATGAGTTTTGGTGAATATTTAGGATGGTATGACAGTGATAAGGTTAAAGCCATATTTGGTGGAGGATATGAGGAAAAGAGACTTTATGGGCATCAATATAAAGCGTTGCATGAGCTTGAGAATTCAAGCGAAAAGAAGTGTATCATAGTATCTTCGGGGATGGCTAGTGGAAAAACGGAGATCGCTGTACTCTACTTGCTTAAAGCTTACAAAAGGGATCCAGATTTTGGTTATGCCGTTGTAGTTTATCCCACACGTGAACTCCTTAGAGATCAGTATGGCAGATGGAAGAGATATTTCGATTCTGCATATGACCTCGGATATTTACCATCACCAATCGAAGTTGTAATGTATTACGGTGAAATTGCTCAACGGTCTAAAGGTCGTAAAGAACGGGAGAAGATAGAGAAAGGACCTTGCGTAATATTAACGACAGCCTCAACATTTGTGGGACAAGAATTTCTAAAACTTCTCAAACGACCCCCAAGACTTATTGTCCTCGATGAAATTCACTTCTACAAGTCCTTCGACCTTACATTGCTCATGGAGTTCTTAAGATTTGTGAAAGAAGGATATAAGGAATTTGAAAAACTCATGATTTTCTCAGCAACAATAGGAAATGCTGAAAAAGTTAAAGAAAATCTACAGAACGCCCTTGGAATGCGTTGTTGCTTAATTTCTGGAGAGCCTGTTAGAGGAAGGAAGACTGTTTATGTAATTGATCTTTCAGATTTGAATGAAGATAAGCAAGAGAATTTGGTAGATAAAGTACTTAAGGAGTATTGCAAGAAAGCAAGGGATAAAACGATAGTTTTTGCACGCAATAAAAGGGAGGCTGAAGACTATTACTATGAAAAGTTGCTCAAGAAGTGGCGCGTAAAGAAGTATGTAAAGGCTGTGCTTCACATTGGAGATATGCCCATGTCTGAAAGAGAATTGGCTACCGAAAAGTTTAGACTTGGAAAATGTAAATGGATGTTCACAATCAAAACGCTGGAGGTTGGGATAGATATAGGAGATGTTTCAAGAATCATTCACCTTGGACTTCCACCATCCATTAATGAGTTCACACAACGTGAAGGACGCTCTGGAAGGGAAGGACAGGAGTCCGAATCCATAGTATTTGCCAGAACAAAAGGAGAACTTGAAAAAGCTAAAAAGTGGGTTGAAGAACTGAAGAGAGGGTCCACTGAGCTATTCTGTAAGATCATTTTCAATCCTCGAAGTTTGTTAGCTAATAGAATTCGAAAGAAGGCGGAGAAAAAGAGAATATGGCCTAAAGAAGTGAAAATAGGGGACTTAAATGTTAAATGTAAGGTATTTGGTGGTTACAGATTTAAGCTTACACCTCCTAAAAAGTCAAAAGGTAAAAGTGAAGTTTATACTCGGGACGTTTTGTTCAGATATCTTCCTTACCATGTAAGATATCATCGCTATAGGGGATCTTACATTAAATTATATGTAAAGACAATCAAAATCGATGATGAGAGGAATGTTATATTGGACTATATTAAGAATAATCACAAAGTACGAGAAAATGTTGTGAAGAAAAAAGATGTTTTTTATGCAACGACATCTCATCTCGAAACGATTATTAAAGAAGAGCCACGTCTATTAACCAGTAGCTTAACAACTGTAAGGGTGAGATTCAGACCATCTCATGTAAATTACATAGGCCGAAAATTTGTAAGAGAAATTTCTAAAAGCGGCGAGATAATAAAGGTACCACGCTATTACATCATGGATTCATTCTCCATAAAGGAGGCAATGGCTGAGGAGGATATAAAGAAACTTGAAAAATTATCAGAAGATTTTACCAGAGGATTCGTTATTAATATTAAAATTCCCAAAGACATAATCCATATCATTACTAGGTGGATAACTGAAGAATTAGGAAAAGAGCAGAAGAAATTGGGGAAGAAAGAGGAAGGCAAGGAAAATCTAGAAGAGAATTGGAAGAAATTTGTTAACGAGGTTCTATGGGGCATTGAATATTACATACATCTCGCATTACATGCCCTCATAAATACAGTTATACAAAGCGAAAATATTCATCCAGATGAAATAGAGCACTATGTTTGCATGAAAATAAGTGAAGAAGAAATATTTAGAAGTGAAATAGTCTCTCGACTTGCCGCTCAATGGGGAATCGATGATAAAGTTAGAATTGTAGAAGAATTATCGCCGAAACTTAACATTAAAATCGTTATAGGAAATAAGTCTGATTGGGTTGGAAGGATAAACTGGAATGAGAAAAGTTTAAATGAATATTTAGAAGGGCTTCGCAAAGTAGATTTGGAAACTATTTTGCCACTTCTCGAAATACATAACTGCTTCGTAAGACCAGAAGAAGTACTAAGCTTTTCCAGAGATATCAATAAAATGAAGAGTATAATATGCGATTTAGCTTGCGAAATTTTAAATAAGGTGAAGGATTGTGCAAATAAACTCACGGTCTATTGA
- a CDS encoding AbrB/MazE/SpoVT family DNA-binding domain-containing protein: MGEVTVLTKATSRSRSLRTTIPIGIVKQFNLSVGDKLSWEIRAEGGDLIIVVKPLKNRG, from the coding sequence ATGGGAGAGGTTACAGTTCTTACTAAAGCTACATCGAGAAGTAGGTCTTTAAGAACAACTATCCCCATTGGAATTGTTAAGCAATTTAATCTTTCAGTGGGTGATAAGCTTAGTTGGGAGATTAGGGCTGAAGGTGGAGATCTTATAATTGTTGTTAAACCATTAAAAAATAGAGGATGA